ACTTTGAGTGCAAAAGCGTTGCCGCTTGGAGCGCCTCCGCGGCCGCGCGGAGTAGCGGGCGATTGAGCACCGTGGTCCCGGGCTTACAGCCGTAGGGCACGTTGAATTCACCTTTTTGGTTAACGCGGTACATCCCGTTAAAAGCCGTCCTGTTCAAGTACAGAAAACGTACTGCCCGTTCGAGAGCGCCCGGCGGATCTGCAGCGCGGAACAGACTAAATCGAGACCTTGACGGGCGCAAACCGCGCATTGCGTCCAGCACATCCTCAAGATTCGATTTGATCTGACGGTAAACGCCGATTAGCTCGCCGTTACGATCGGACAGTACCGCCTTCGCAGGGCGCAAGTGAAAGAAGACAGCGCCGCCACCGAGGAACGGTTCGTAATAGGTGCCCGAGGGCTCGCCGATGATTTCAGCGATCGTTTTGGCCAGCCACCGCTTACCCCCGGGCCATTTCAGAAAGGGCAAGACAGGATCTGCTAATGAATTAGATTGGGCTGGTCTCATCCGTGGTCCGGAGCACTTTATACGCAGCCCCGCTGATTGCCAATCCGCCTATCAGATAAGACTTCGAGCGTTTGGGCGGACTTGCAATAGCCCTACGGAGCGATCGATGCTGCGGAACCACGCATACGAATAAGCGTGCACGAACGTAGTGCATCAATTCAACTCGCCGCCCCTACCCGCTTTTACCGCGTCAACCGGTAGAACTTGTGACGGTGTCCGGGCCGACCAGCGTCGTCGGCGCCTAGCCGCGCGGTCACGGCGCCGCGGCGTTCCAGCCGGTCGAGGGGGGAGTACATCTGTCCGTGCCCTATCGTGCGGCAGCTGCGTAGCGTGCACTCCTCTGCGATCTCGCGAGCGTCCGCCTCCTCGCCGTCACTGAAGATGTCGAGCAACGCTTGCTCCAGCGACGAGCCGGGTGTCGCAAGGTGGTCGCCGATGCTGCGCGCGCGACCGCCGCCCCTGAACTTGGCGATGAACGCTGACCAGAACTCCGCCATCGGCTGACCTTTCCGGATCGCGGCTATTGAGACCCAAATCGACTTGCTGTCTCCCCCCACATCCCACACTGTGTCCCCAGCGCCTCGTACTGTGCGACGCGCAAACAAATGGCCTCGCGGTGTTCCACCACCCGAGGCCGTGGCCATCGCTTATGAAGGAGCGACGACATGCCAGAGCATACCGAAGAGTCCCCG
This genomic window from Tepidisphaeraceae bacterium contains:
- a CDS encoding Dam family site-specific DNA-(adenine-N6)-methyltransferase, yielding MPFLKWPGGKRWLAKTIAEIIGEPSGTYYEPFLGGGAVFFHLRPAKAVLSDRNGELIGVYRQIKSNLEDVLDAMRGLRPSRSRFSLFRAADPPGALERAVRFLYLNRTAFNGMYRVNQKGEFNVPYGCKPGTTVLNRPLLRAAAEALQAATLLHSKFEHQVAKAGKGDVVYCDPPYTVKHDNNGFVRYNESIFSWDDQVRLAEDCRAAARRGARVIVSNARHEPVRKLYSDFTARIVHRNSMVSGSVEGRGSVAEYLFLSKNF